A window from Drosophila yakuba strain Tai18E2 chromosome 3L, Prin_Dyak_Tai18E2_2.1, whole genome shotgun sequence encodes these proteins:
- the LOC6532942 gene encoding zinc finger matrin-type protein 2, with protein sequence MTMRPDDHRRKWDKNEYEKLAAERLLNQVAPKEEEPVQRENLKRRDYKVDLDSKLGKSVVINKNTPTSQSGGYYCNVCDCVVKDSINFLDHINGKKHQRNLGMSMKVERSTVDQVKERFQQNKKKMEEKQKDYELERRLREAKEEEDRYKEHRKEKRKERKRKADDTDFESGGMPDDMAAIMGFSGFGGSKKNS encoded by the exons ATGACGATGCGACCTGATGACCACCGAAGGAAATGGGACAAGAACGAGTACGAGAAGCTGGCGGCGGAGCGGCTGCTCAACCAGGTGGCACCAAAGGAAGAAG AACCAGTGCAGCGGGAGAACCTCAAGCGACGCGACTACAAGGTGGACCTGGACAGCAAGCTGGGCAAGAGCGTTGTCATCAACAAGAACACACCTACCTCGCAATCCGGTGGCTATTACTGCAACGTTTGTGACTGCGTGGTCAAGGACTCCATCAACTTCCTGGACCACATCAATGGCAAGAAGCACCAGCGCAATCTGGGCATGTCCATGAAGGTGGAGCGTAGCACCGTCGACCAGGTGAAGGAGCGCTTTCAgcaaaacaagaagaagatGGAGGAGAAGCAGAAGGACTACGAGCTCGAGCGCCGCCTGCGGGAggccaaggaggaggaggatcgTTACAAGGAACACCGCAAGGAGAAGCGGAAAGAGCGGAAACGCAAGGCCGACGACACGGACTTCGAATCTGGCGGCATGCCCGACGACATGGCCGCCATCATGGGCTTCTCTGGATTTGGTGGATCAAAGAAGAACTCGTAG
- the LOC26536007 gene encoding uncharacterized protein LOC26536007 isoform X2, which translates to MAIKLSLFFVFLIFFTYYFTEVYSLVEFTNVQCESLDKDFALFEYCFLKSVNRSYKYVSVKVKLLKLPITKIKVQFALYKRANGYLPFLYNMTVDACRFLKTPNPNPIALYFFQHDVVLDKMPYHSINTKVTKILPFPEGKYMLEGHWIAYDINRAITKFYWSLT; encoded by the exons ATGGCAATCAAACTGAGTTTGTTCTTCGTCTTTCTGATCTTTTTTACTTATTATTTCACAGAG GTTTATTCCCTCGTGGAATTCACAAATGTACAGTGCGAGTCTCTGGATAAGGATTTTgcattatttgaatattgttttctGAAATCTGTGAACCGATCTTACAAATATGTTTCCGTTAAAGTTAAGCTCCTAAAGCTACCCATAACCAAAATCAAG GTGCAATTTGCTTTATATAAGCGTGCTAATGGCTATTTGCCTTTTCTCTACAATATGACTGTAGACGCGTGCAGATTCCTAAAAACgccgaatccgaatcccatTGCTCtttatttc TTTCAGCATGATGTTGTGCTGGATAAAATGCCATATCATAGTATAAATACTAAGGTAACCAAAATACTGCCCTTTCCGGAGGGCAAATATATGCTTGAAGGGCATTGGATAGCCTACGACATTAATAGAGCTATAACTAAATTCTATTGGTCACTTACTTGA
- the LOC6532943 gene encoding V-type proton ATPase subunit e 2: MGAAFFPVLFFTALWGGVGIAMPIMTPKGPHQNLIRCILMLTAACCWLFWLCCYMAQMNPLIGPKLKRDVVAMIGRSWNNPIVAG; this comes from the coding sequence ATGGGTGCCGCTTTCTTTCCCGTGCTGTTCTTCACCGCCTTGTGGGGCGGAGTGGGCATCGCCATGCCCATAATGACCCCAAAAGGACCGCATCAGAACCTGATCCGCTGCATCCTGATGCTGACCGCCGCCTGCTGCTGGCTCTTCTGGCTATGTTGCTACATGGCCCAAATGAATCCCTTGATTGGGCCCAAGCTGAAGCGCGATGTGGTGGCCATGATCGGAAGGTCCTGGAACAACCCAATTGTGGCTGGTTAG
- the LOC6532940 gene encoding NF-X1-type zinc finger protein NFXL1, translating to MEKFNKAQAKNFAAAQKLVDTYASSSEDEGELDEKHILDLLYKNYKPSDSAGSSKDAARTSTFLENTLHSGAATCLICIGSIRRVESIWSCESCYCFFHLNCIQRWANDSMMQMKVKAAEQQNGQGHYNHLGEFVPPKRQKSLHWCCPQCRRDYQPVDKPTQYNCFCGKEVNPENQPFLVPHSCGELCGKLLQPKCGHDCKLLCHPGPCPPCAQQAQVSCLCGKSSPRSVRCIDKQWRCQQTCKDLLACGKHKCNQVCHQPGKCPPCTSKSLQPCECQRESKMVNCSDRKWKCQNVCGAPFACGLHICEKVCHAGPCGDGECPLQVRSCPCGKNTQVRPCNEAEETCGDTCQKLLSCGQHTCTQRCHRGSCISCPIRTKKKCRCGLHEKELPCSKEFTCETKCKQMRDCGKHACNKKCCGDQCPPCEKICGKQLSCNKHKCQSVCHNGPCYPCKLESQINCRCGKTKKSVPCGRERSARIVCLELCRITPKCHHAIKHRCHKGECPPCGQVCGLPNDTSKCGHICKARCHEAVRVNKPKEARPQAKKYEYKALPHPRCEEGVIVTCIGGHEVATWPCWNSKPTSCQRKCARQLKCGNHKCPLVCHSVPHPQDMSVQAGCANCEEGCSVPRPTGCIHACPKGCHPPPCAPCNFVIKTKCHCGLNQLVYKCNEYFDESGTVQEIIERREKLRSCGNRCLKNYPCGHRCTAICHTGKCPNPELCRKKVRIFCACKRLKQEVACDKHRAGQTSLECDSNCKAEQTRAQAAEQLQLEQKRRDEEERNRLELEKFEAKFGKRKHKERKTVGAGPAKAKIDWQRRAIYAVSILTVVGAIVVAFYADS from the exons atggaaaagtttaATAAAGCGCAAGCAAAAAATTTTGCTGCGGCCCAAAAACTTGTGGATACCTACGCCTCCAGCTCCGAGGATGAAGGCGAGCTGGACGAGAAGCACATTTTGG ACCTCCTATACAAGAACTACAAGCCGTCGGATAGCGCAGGAAGCTCCAAGGATGCGGCCCGTACCAGTACGTTCCTGGAGAACACTCTCCACTCGGGAGCCGCAACCTGTCTCATTTGCATCGGAAGCATCCGGCGCGTGGAGTCCATTTGGTCCTGCGAGAGCTGTTACTGCTTCTTCCACTTGAACTGCATCCAGCGGTGGGCCAACGATAGCATGATGCAGATGAAGGTGAAGGCGGCGGAGCAGCAGAACGGCCAGGGCCACTACAACCACCTGGGCGAATTTGTGCCGCCCAAGCGACAGAAATCCCTGCACTGGTGCTGTCCTCAGTGCCGCAGGGACTACCAACCGGTCGATAAGCCCACGCAGTACAACTGCTTCTGCGGCAAGGAGGTGAATCCAGAGAACCAGCCATTCCTTGTGCCCCACTCCTGTGGAGAGCTATGCGGGAAGCTGCTGCAACCAAAATGTGGGCACGATTGCAAGCTACTGTGTCATCCGGGACCATGTCCTCCCTGTGCGCAGCAGGCGCAGGTCTCCTGCCTGTGTGGTAAATCCAGTCCCAGGTCCGTGAGGTGCATTGACAAGCAGTGGAGGTGTCAGCAGACT tgCAAGGATCTTCTGGCCTGCGGCAAGCACAAGTGCAATCAGGTGTGTCATCAGCCAGGAAAGTGTCCTCCGTGCACCAGCAAAAGCCTACAACCTTGCGAGTGCCAGCGGGAGTCGAAGATGGTCAACTGCTCTGATCGCAAATGGAAATGCCAGAAT GTTTGCGGAGCTCCGTTTGCTTGTGGCTTGCACATATGCGAGAAGGTATGCCATGCAGGACCCTGCGGCGATGGAGAGTGTCCTTTGCAAGTCAGAAGTTGCCCATGTGGCAAGAAT ACTCAGGTAAGACCCTGTAATGAGGCAGAGGAAACCTGTGGCGACAcatgccaaaaacttttgtcCTGTGGCCAGCACACCTGCACCCAGCGTTGTCATCGTGGATCTTGCATTTCC TGTCCAATAAGaactaaaaagaaatgtcGTTGTGGTCTGCACGAAAAGGAGCTACCCTGCTCCAAAGAGTTTACATGCGAGACTAAATGCAAGCAAATGCGTGATTGTGGCAAGCATGCCTGCAATAAAAAG tgTTGTGGAGATCAGTGTCCACCGTGCGAAAAGATTTGCGGCAAGCAGCTGAGCTGCAACAAGCACAAATGTCAATCCGTGTGCCACAACGGACCCTGTTACCCGTGCAAACTGGAATCCCAGATCAACTGCCGCTgtgggaaaaccaaaaaaagcgTTCCTTGTGGCAGGGAAAGAAGTGCACGCATTGTCTGCTTGGAGCTCTGTCG CATAACTCCCAAGTGTCACCATGCCATTAAACATCGTTGCCACAAGGGTGAGTGTCCTCCATGTGGCCAAGTGTGCGGTCTACCCAATGACACCAGCAAATGTGGGCACATCTGTAAGGCAAGATGCCACGAGGCAGTTAGAGTTAATAAACCCAAAGAGGCTAGGCCACAGGCCAAAAAG TATGAGTATAAGGCATTACCTCATCCCCGGTGCGAGGAAGGTGTTATTGTCACCTGTATTGGTGGTCATGAAGTAGCTACTTGGCCATGCTGGAACTCAAAACCCACGTCCTGCCAGCGAAAGTGCGCACGTCAGCTTAAATGCGGCAACCACAAGTGTCCATTAGTTTGCCATTCCGTACCTCATCCCCAGGATATGTCTGTACAAGCTGGCTGTGCCAACTGCGAGGAAGGTTGCTCCGTTCCCCGACCCACCGGCTGCATTCACGCCTGTCCCAAGGGATGTCATCCACCGCCCTGTGCGCCCTGCAACTTTGTGATTAAGACCAAGTGCCACTGTGGACTCAACCAGTTGGTTTACAAGTGTAATGAGTATTTCGATGAATCGGGAACCGTCCAAGAGATCATCGAGCGAAGAGAGAAGCTACGGAGCTGCGGTAATCGATGCTTGAAGAAT TATCCTTGCGGGCATCGCTGCACAGCCATCTGCCACACAGGCAAGTGTCCAAATCCCGAGTTGTGCCGCAAGAAAGTTCGCATTTTCTGCGCCTGCAAGCGACTAAAGCAGGAGGTTGCCTGTGACAAGCACCGTGCTGGTCAGACATCCTTGGAGTGCGATTCCAACTGCAAGGCGGAGCAAACTCGCGCCCAGGCGGcggagcaactgcagctggaACAAAAGCGTCGCGACGAGGAAGAAAGAAACCGTCTGGAACTCGAAAAGTTCGAGGCCAAGTTCGGTAAACGCAAGCACAAAGAGCGCAAAACTGTGGGCGCTGGACCGGCGAAGGCCAAGATCGATTGGCAACGAAGAGCAATCTATGCAGTGTCCATTCTAACAGTTGTGGGTGCGATTGTGGTGGCTTTCTACGCGGACAGTTAA
- the LOC26536007 gene encoding uncharacterized protein LOC26536007 isoform X1 translates to MAIKLSLFFVFLIFFTYYFTEVYSLVEFTNVQCESLDKDFALFEYCFLKSVNRSYKYVSVKVKLLKLPITKIKVQFALYKRANGYLPFLYNMTVDACRFLKTPNPNPIALYFYNFFKDYSNINHTCPYNHDVVLDKMPYHSINTKVTKILPFPEGKYMLEGHWIAYDINRAITKFYWSLT, encoded by the exons ATGGCAATCAAACTGAGTTTGTTCTTCGTCTTTCTGATCTTTTTTACTTATTATTTCACAGAG GTTTATTCCCTCGTGGAATTCACAAATGTACAGTGCGAGTCTCTGGATAAGGATTTTgcattatttgaatattgttttctGAAATCTGTGAACCGATCTTACAAATATGTTTCCGTTAAAGTTAAGCTCCTAAAGCTACCCATAACCAAAATCAAG GTGCAATTTGCTTTATATAAGCGTGCTAATGGCTATTTGCCTTTTCTCTACAATATGACTGTAGACGCGTGCAGATTCCTAAAAACgccgaatccgaatcccatTGCTCtttatttctataattttttcaAAGATTATTCCAATATAAACCACACTTGTCCCTATAAC CATGATGTTGTGCTGGATAAAATGCCATATCATAGTATAAATACTAAGGTAACCAAAATACTGCCCTTTCCGGAGGGCAAATATATGCTTGAAGGGCATTGGATAGCCTACGACATTAATAGAGCTATAACTAAATTCTATTGGTCACTTACTTGA
- the LOC6532941 gene encoding phosphatidylserine lipase ABHD16A yields the protein MSFLNYVFGPNLYMEYRGVPEPQRKMYEAGAVEKFGEQILSTLSVMWSVGYYTSPLLVTFLYRRGYLVTDSMPTLAKITTSVGLIVIISLVMRGLGRKQSRSYSNMIKALVRAKATKAPGDANSELRRFDIEFNAWPVDFDVKALTGDTKKPVVTARRREPIQLATLPCEAIAYLAIKTFGLSMIYPGSVKLVQKFMRPMLISGRAKLIEDDNGIRYKVKTIDSNEIDTLFIDNRNDNVGNGKTLVICSEGNAGFYEVGIMGTPVALKYSVLGWNHPGFAGSTGTPYPHQDKNAIDAVVQFAINNLGFAVEDIILYGWSIGGFSTLYAASVYPEVKGVVLDATFDDVLYLAVPRMPAALAGIVKVAIRNYCNLNNAELANEFNGPISFIRRTEDEIIAEDNHIDTNRGNFLVLSVLKHRYPNIFGASQLNKAKGLLSKPLEPYSIPAADEKLCMSRLITYASDEGKSFPMNIGADYSEEVRNLMAVFLLRKHLRDYNSTHCTQLPGEFFTMPWDIPTEQGFVFT from the exons ATGAGTTTCCTCAACTACGTCTTTGGCCCCAATCTCTATATGGAGTACCGCGGCGTGCCGGAGCCCCAGCGCAAAATGTACGAGGCAGGTGCCGTGGAAAAGTTTGGGGAGCAGATTCTATCGACG CTATCGGTTATGTGGTCCGTGGGCTACTACACTTCCCCGCTGCTCGTCACATTCCTCTACCGACGCGGTTATCTGGTGACCGACTCTATGCCGACGCTGGCCAAGATCACCACCAGCGTGGGCCTTATCGTCATCATATCGCTGGTGATGCGCGGCCTGGGGCGCAAACAATCGCGCTCCTACTCCAACATGATCAAGGCCCTTGTCCGGGCCAAGGCCACCAAGGCACCGGGAGATGCCAACAGCGAGCTGCGTCGCTTCGACATCGAGTTCAACGCCTGGCCGGTGGACTTTGATGTGAAGGCTCTAACCGG GGACACCAAAAAGCCGGTGGTCACGGCCAGGAGGCGGGAGCCCATCCAGCTGGCGACACTGCCCTGCGAGGCCATTGCCTACCTGGCTATCAAAACTTTTGGGCTTTCCATGATCTATCCGGGTTCGGTCAAGCTGGTCCAGAAATTCATGA GACCCATGCTGATCTCCGGACGCGCCAAGCTCATCGAGGATGACAACGGCATCCGCTACAAGGTTAAGACTATTGACTCAAACGAAATCGATACGTTGTTTATTGACAACCGCAACGACAACGTGGGAAATGGCAAGACTCTGGTCATTTGCTCCGAGGGCAACGCCGGCTTTTATGAAGTAGGCATCATGGGCACCCCAGTGGCCTTAAAGTATTCCGTACTGGGCTGGAATCATCCCGGATTCGCCGGCAGTACAGGCACTCCCTATCCGCACCAGGACAAGAACGCCATCGATGCCGTGGTGCAGTTTGCCATCAATAATCTCGGGTTCGCCGTTGAGGATATCATTCTGTATGGCTGGAGCATTGGTGGCTTCAGTACACTGTACGCTGCCTCTGTGTATCCGGAAGTCAAGGGAGTGGTGCTGGACGCCACCTTCGACGATGTGCTCTACTTGGCCGTTCCTCGCATGCCCGCTGCACTAGCGGGCATTGTGAAGGTAGCGATTCGTAACTATTGTAATTTGAACAATGCCGAACTGGCCAACGAGTTCAATGGACCCATATCCTTTATTCGCCGCACTGAGGATGAGATTATTGCAGA GGACAACCACATTGACACAAATCGTGGCAATTTCTTGGTCTTGTCAGTGCTCAAGCACCGGtatccaaacatttttggggCTTCCCAGTTGAATAAGGCCAAGGGGCTGCTGTCCAAGCCTCTGGAACCATACAGTATCCCCGCCGCCGACGAGAAGCTGTGCATGTCGCGCCTGATCACTTACGCCTCCGACGAGGGCAAGTCCTTCCCCATGAACATTGGAGCAGATTATTCGGAGGAGGTGCGCAACCTCATGGCTGTGTTCTTG CTGCGCAAGCATTTACGTGACTACAACTCGACGCACTGCACCCAACTGCCCGGGGAGTTCTTTACCATGCCGTGGGACATACCCACTGAGCAGGGATTTGTGTTCACCTAA
- the LOC6532939 gene encoding solute carrier family 66 member 3, giving the protein MSGALGDVVSEYLERGPVLVVADLLSLITVSSCLVIKVPQINTIRANKSSKGISVLGLCLELFSYTVMLSYNYTSGYDFLSYMEYPVLLLQEYALIYYAFKYQDLLGKRTQVVAILYSIVATLIYLKLFPIIILTFLVPFCTPIGATSKVLQLLAILRSKDASSVSRTTWALSAFTNMTRIYTVFFQSHDWMLLSNFLISTFLSASVFTAACVYKKKAKAE; this is encoded by the exons ATGAGTGGAGCTCTCGGAGATGTGGTGTCCGAGTACCTCGAACGCGGCCCAGTGCTCGTGGTGGCGGACCTCCTAAGCCTGATAACGGTCTCGTCCTGCCTAGTGATCAAGGTGCCCCAGATAAACACGATACGGGCGAACAAGTCCTCGAAAG GCATCAGCGTTTTGGGACTATGCCTGGAGCTGTTCAGCTATACGGTGATGCTGTCGTATAACTACACCAGTGGATACGACTTCCTCTCGTACATGGAGTATCctgttttgctgctgcaggagTACGCCCTGATTTACTACGCCTTCAAGTACCAGGATTTGCTGGGCAAGAGGACGCAAGTGGTGGCCATACTGTATAGTATAGTGGCCACTCTCATATACCTGAAGCTATTTCCCATTATCATCCTTACGTTCCTGGTG CCTTTCTGCACTCCCATCGGAGCCACGAGTAAggtgctccagctgctggctATCCTGAGGTCCAAGGATGCCAGCTCCGTCAGTAGAACAACATGGGCACTCTCCGCCTTTACAAACATGA CTCGAATCTACACGGTGTTCTTCCAGTCCCACGATTGGATGTTGCTATCAAACTTCCTGATTTCAACGTTCCTTAGCGCCTccgttttcaccgctgcttGTGTCTACAAGAAGAAGGCCAAGGCGGAGTAA
- the LOC26536161 gene encoding uncharacterized protein LOC26536161 isoform X2, producing MAIKLSLFSVYLVFFTYYFTEVYSLVEFTNALCESLDKDFALFDYCFLKSINRTLKYVSLKVNLLKIPVTKVKVKFGLYKRVNSYMPFLYNITFDACRFLKSSNPNPIALYFFQHDILLDVPYHSINTKLTKILPFPEGKYMLEAHWIAYDIDRAVTKFYWSLT from the exons ATGGCAATTAAACTGAGTTTGTTTTCCGTCTACCTGGtgttttttacatattatttCACAGAG GTTTATTCCCTCGTGGAATTTACAAATGCACTGTGCGAGTCTTTGGATAAGGATTTTGCATTATTTGACTATTGTTTTCTGAAATCTATAAACCGAACGTTGAAATATGTTTCCCTTAAAGTTAACCTTCTAAAGATACCCGTAACCAAAGTCAAG GTGAAATTTGGTCTATACAAACGGGTGAATAGCTATATGCCTTTTCTCTACAATATAACCTTTGACGCGTGCAGATTCCTAAAATCTtcaaatcccaatcccattgcTCTGTATTTT TTTCAGCACGATATTTTACTGGATGTACCATATCATAGTATAAACACTAAGCTAACCAAAATACTGCCCTTTCCGGAGGGCAAATATATGCTTGAAGCGCATTGGATAGCCTACGACATCGATAGAGCTGTAACTAAATTCTATTGGTCACTTACTTGA
- the LOC26536161 gene encoding uncharacterized protein LOC26536161 isoform X1 encodes MAIKLSLFSVYLVFFTYYFTEVYSLVEFTNALCESLDKDFALFDYCFLKSINRTLKYVSLKVNLLKIPVTKVKVKFGLYKRVNSYMPFLYNITFDACRFLKSSNPNPIALYFYSIFQDYSNINHTCPFNHDILLDVPYHSINTKLTKILPFPEGKYMLEAHWIAYDIDRAVTKFYWSLT; translated from the exons ATGGCAATTAAACTGAGTTTGTTTTCCGTCTACCTGGtgttttttacatattatttCACAGAG GTTTATTCCCTCGTGGAATTTACAAATGCACTGTGCGAGTCTTTGGATAAGGATTTTGCATTATTTGACTATTGTTTTCTGAAATCTATAAACCGAACGTTGAAATATGTTTCCCTTAAAGTTAACCTTCTAAAGATACCCGTAACCAAAGTCAAG GTGAAATTTGGTCTATACAAACGGGTGAATAGCTATATGCCTTTTCTCTACAATATAACCTTTGACGCGTGCAGATTCCTAAAATCTtcaaatcccaatcccattgcTCTGTATTTTTACAGTATTTTCCAAGATTATTCCAACATAAACCACACTTGTCCTTTTAAC CACGATATTTTACTGGATGTACCATATCATAGTATAAACACTAAGCTAACCAAAATACTGCCCTTTCCGGAGGGCAAATATATGCTTGAAGCGCATTGGATAGCCTACGACATCGATAGAGCTGTAACTAAATTCTATTGGTCACTTACTTGA